The following coding sequences are from one Humulus lupulus chromosome X, drHumLupu1.1, whole genome shotgun sequence window:
- the LOC133803730 gene encoding laccase-14-like, with the protein MEPMRKVRLILIFIWIFFLDGLLIMADHGIHSNYTFVVAEKKFRRLCTTKKMLTVNGRFPGPTIRVRKGQTAFITVHNKGNYGITIHWHGVKQPRNPWSDGPENITQCPIQPGKSFTYEVIFSTEEGTLWWHAHTDWSRATVHGPIIILPPLGKSYPFPQPHAQKTVVLASWYNRDVNEIIESAMATGSDPNISDAFTINGWPGPLYNCTNERIYNLVVRPNRRYLLRVVNAVMNDEMFLAIAQHNFTVVAQDAAYIKPITTNYIMIAPGQTMDILLTTKNHSKPTLYYIFSRPFSDSNVTFDNSTTSAILRYHHGDSKNISNKTIEPSSSNVPIMPILLPNITDRVASYNFTSRIRALATKEFPVNVPMNVGKRLFITVSINTIICPNSSCEGPDGSRIAASLNNVSFQTPSIDILQAYYRSLSGVYSSDFTARPPYIFNFTGDVGNNTLHPSIGTKVKMVEYGEAIEIIFQGTNVLAAENHPMHLHGFSGYNVGTGYGNFDPKTSPKTYNLLDPPEINTYGIPKNGWVAVRFFAKNPGVWFLHCHLERHASWGMSAVLIVKNGPTKETSIRKPPPNMPICS; encoded by the exons ATGGAACCGATGAGGAAAGTTAGGTTGATCTTGATTTTCATCTGGATCTTCTTTCTAGATGGATTGCTCATCATGGCTGATCATGGCATTCACAGTAACTATACATTTGTT GTTGCAGAGAAGAAATTTAGGAGATTATGTACAACAAAAAAAATGTTGACTGTAAATGGCAGGTTCCCAGGCCCAACCATTCGAGTTCGGAAGGGCCAGACGGCTTTCATTACTGTTCATAACAAAGGAAATTATGGCATCACTATTCACTG gcATGGAGTAAAACAACCAAGAAATCCATGGTCAGATGGACCTGAAAACATAACGCAATGTCCAATCCAACCAGGGAAAAGCTTTACTTATGAGGTTATATTTTCAACAGAAGAAGGAACTTTATGGTGGCATGCTCATACTGATTGGTCACGTGCCACTGTTCATGGCCCCATTATTATTTTGCCTCCATTAGGGAAATCATACCCATTTCCTCAACCTCATGCACAGAAAACAGTCGTACTcg CCTCATGGTATAATCGAGACGTGAATGAAATTATTGAGAGTGCCATGGCAACCGGATCAGACCCAAATATATCAGATGCTTTCACCATCAATGGCTGGCCTGGACCTTTATATAATTGCACCAATG AAAGAATATACAACCTGGTAGTGAGACCAAACAGGAGGTACCTTCTTCGAGTAGTGAACGCAGTAATGAACGACGAAATGTTCTTAGCCATAGCACAGCATAATTTCACAGTGGTGGCTCAAGACGCAGCTTACATCAAGCCCATAACCACAAACTACATAATGATAGCCCCAGGCCAAACCATGGACATTTTACTCACCACCAAAAACCACTCAAAACCCACTCTCTACTACATCTTTTCTAGACCATTTTCTGACTCTAATGTCACCTTCGATAACTCTACTACCTCTGCCATTCTTCGTTATCACCATGGTGATAGTAAAAATATCTCCAACAAAACCATCGAACCCTCTTCATCAAATGTTCCAATAATGCCAATATTGCTTCCTAATATAACTGATAGAGTTGCTTCGTACAATTTCACTAGTCGTATTAGAGCCTTGGCTACCAAGGAATTTCCGGTTAATGTCCCTATGAATGTTGGAAAACGATTGTTCATTACGGTTTCGATTAATACAATAATTTGCCCTAACTCGTCTTGTGAGGGACCAGATGGTAGTCGGATAGCAGCAAGCTTAAACAACGTTAGCTTTCAGACCCCTTCGATCGATATTCTACAAGCATATTACAG GAGCTTGTCAGGTGTTTATAGCAGCGATTTCACAGCCAGGCCACCTTATATTTTCAACTTCACAGGAGACGTGGGAAACAACACATTACACCCAAGCATTGGGACGAAGGTGAAGATGGTTGAATATGGTGAAGCAATTGAGATTATATTCCAAGGGACTAATGTATTGGCTGCTGAGAATCACCCTATGCATCTCCATGGTTTTAGTGGCTACAATGTCGGAACAGGTTATGGCAACTTTGACCCCAAAACTTCCCCCAAAACCTACAACTTGCTTGATCCACCTGAGATCAACACATATGGAATTCCCAAAAATGGTTGGGTTGCCGTTAGATTCTTTGCTAAAAATCCTG gagTGTGGTTTTTGCATTGTCATCTAGAGAGACATGCCAGTTGGGGTATGAGTGCTGTGCTGATTGTCAAGAATGGGCCAACGAAGGAGACAAGCATTCGAAAACCTCCTCCTAACATGCCAATATGCTCTTAA